A single Chryseobacterium sp. DNA region contains:
- a CDS encoding pyruvate dehydrogenase complex E1 component subunit beta, translating into MAEYTFREVIAQAMSEEMRKDESIFLMGEEVAEYNGAYKASKGMLDEFGPKRVIDTPIAELGFTGIAVGAAMNGNRPIVEYMTFNFSLVGIDQIINNAAKIRQMSGGQWNCPIVFRGPTASAGQLGATHSQAFENWFANIPGLKVVVPSNPYDAKGLLKTAIQDNDPVIFMESEQMYGDKMEIPEEEYYLPLGKADIKRQGTDVTLVSFGKIMKLALQAAEDMAKEGISVEVIDLRTVRPLDFDTILESVKKTNRLVILEEAWPFASISSEITYMVQQKAFDYLDAPIKRITTPDAPAPYSAALFAEWFPKLEKVKEEIKKAMYVK; encoded by the coding sequence ATGGCAGAATATACTTTTCGTGAGGTAATTGCACAGGCAATGAGCGAGGAAATGCGTAAAGACGAATCCATCTTTTTAATGGGGGAAGAAGTTGCAGAATACAATGGTGCATACAAAGCTTCAAAAGGAATGTTGGATGAGTTTGGTCCTAAAAGAGTAATCGATACCCCAATTGCAGAGCTTGGTTTTACAGGAATTGCTGTTGGTGCTGCGATGAATGGTAACAGACCAATTGTAGAGTATATGACATTCAATTTCTCATTGGTAGGAATTGATCAGATTATCAATAATGCTGCAAAAATCCGTCAGATGAGTGGTGGACAGTGGAACTGTCCAATCGTTTTCCGTGGTCCTACAGCTTCTGCAGGTCAATTAGGAGCTACCCATTCTCAAGCTTTTGAAAACTGGTTTGCAAACATTCCCGGCCTTAAAGTAGTGGTTCCTTCAAATCCTTACGATGCGAAAGGGTTGTTGAAAACTGCAATTCAGGATAATGATCCGGTTATTTTTATGGAATCTGAGCAGATGTATGGAGATAAAATGGAAATTCCTGAAGAAGAATACTACTTGCCACTAGGAAAAGCAGATATCAAGAGACAAGGTACAGACGTTACTCTGGTTTCTTTCGGTAAAATCATGAAGCTAGCTTTACAGGCTGCTGAAGATATGGCTAAAGAAGGAATCTCTGTAGAAGTTATCGACCTTAGAACAGTTCGTCCTCTGGATTTTGATACTATTTTAGAATCAGTGAAGAAAACAAACAGATTGGTGATTTTAGAAGAAGCTTGGCCATTTGCTTCTATATCTTCTGAAATTACTTATATGGTACAGCAAAAAGCATTTGATTATTTGGATGCCCCTATCAAGAGAATTACGACTCCTGATGCACCAGCACCTTATTCTGCAGCATTATTTGCAGAGTGGTTTCCTAAACTTGAAAAAGTAAAAGAGGAAATTAAAAAAGCGATGTACGTTAAATAA
- a CDS encoding DUF2147 domain-containing protein, translated as MKKLVLTFVLSLFSVLSFAQIEGKWKTIDDETKQAKSIVEVFKKSDGKYYGKVSQLLIKPADPNCTACKDDRKGKPILGLEIIRGLKKDGDEFTGGSITDPKTGKTYKCTITRSGDKLNVRGYLGLSLLGRTQVWEKMN; from the coding sequence ATGAAAAAATTAGTATTAACATTCGTGCTTTCTCTATTCAGTGTGCTTTCTTTTGCACAGATTGAAGGCAAGTGGAAAACAATAGATGATGAAACAAAACAGGCTAAATCTATTGTGGAAGTATTTAAGAAATCAGATGGAAAATATTATGGGAAAGTTTCCCAATTGCTTATAAAACCTGCTGATCCTAACTGTACTGCCTGTAAGGATGACCGAAAAGGAAAACCGATTTTAGGGCTGGAAATCATCAGAGGATTAAAAAAAGACGGGGATGAATTTACAGGTGGAAGCATCACTGATCCTAAAACAGGTAAAACTTATAAATGTACCATTACAAGAAGCGGAGATAAGCTGAATGTAAGAGGTTACTTAGGATTATCTTTATTAGGAAGAACCCAGGTTTGGGAGAAAATGAATTAA
- a CDS encoding LTA synthase family protein, translated as MKFFKELRTQEVLVLIYRIFLAYFFYQIARLLFWYFNKDLIKIDSVSDYLKLAYHGTAFDTTAILYVNSLFILLSLIPLVINTKRVFQKILFWIYFVTNGIAYAMNFGDFIYYKFSQSRLTSAALQVAEHESNLSKTFMISVGQHPFVLIGYVVLMAVWIFLYKKVKVEEQRPVKLIPYFVSSIVVLCITAILVVGGIRGDFKHSTRPINMVDANRFVTNPLQGNVVLNSTFSFFRTLGTNSFKEVHFVNDQYIQENVQPYKVYDRNVQNRPNIVIFIVESFGREYSGAFNKDKNIKDYVSYTPFMDSLAAQSLIFPNAFANGRQSIHGMSSVLAGIPSLTDAFTGSPYSNQKIQSIVSVCNELGYDTSFYHGAPNGSMGFLGFGNILGFKHYFGKTEYNHDEDFDGMWAIWDEPFLQYFAKNVGKTQPFMATVFTASSHHPFKIPEKYQGKFKKGKIEMHEPMQYTDYAIRKYFETAKKQPWFNNTIFVFTGDHTNQIYYPEYEKAMNRFAVPLIFYSPNPEYQLKGENPETAQQIDIYPTLADLIGYHKPIRSWGKSLVSEKNYPSIVVNSDGTSEQFIIGNYIYRFDGKEIIGVYDKNDLGLENNLINTLTTPEVQKGKQTAKAWYQDYMNKVIHRKLD; from the coding sequence ATGAAATTTTTTAAAGAATTAAGAACGCAGGAAGTTCTGGTATTGATTTACAGGATTTTCTTAGCCTATTTTTTTTATCAGATAGCAAGACTTTTATTCTGGTATTTCAATAAAGACCTGATTAAAATTGATTCGGTTTCAGATTATCTGAAGCTTGCTTATCATGGGACTGCTTTTGATACCACTGCGATTTTATATGTTAATTCGCTGTTTATACTGCTCAGTCTCATTCCTTTGGTGATCAATACGAAAAGAGTCTTTCAAAAAATTCTTTTCTGGATTTATTTTGTAACGAACGGGATTGCCTATGCAATGAATTTCGGTGACTTTATTTATTATAAATTTTCGCAGTCCAGACTTACCTCTGCAGCATTGCAGGTAGCAGAACATGAGTCTAACCTTTCCAAAACATTTATGATTTCTGTGGGACAGCATCCTTTTGTGTTGATAGGGTATGTTGTTTTGATGGCAGTATGGATTTTCCTGTATAAAAAAGTGAAGGTTGAAGAGCAAAGACCGGTGAAATTAATACCCTATTTTGTTTCTTCAATCGTGGTTCTGTGTATTACGGCCATTTTGGTAGTTGGAGGAATCCGCGGTGATTTCAAACACAGTACAAGACCGATCAATATGGTAGATGCCAACCGTTTTGTCACCAATCCGCTGCAAGGGAATGTGGTTCTTAACAGTACTTTTTCTTTTTTCAGAACGTTGGGAACCAACAGCTTTAAAGAAGTTCATTTTGTAAATGATCAATATATCCAGGAAAATGTACAGCCTTATAAAGTCTATGACCGGAACGTTCAAAACCGCCCCAATATTGTTATTTTTATTGTAGAATCTTTCGGTCGTGAATATTCCGGAGCCTTTAATAAAGATAAAAATATCAAAGATTACGTTTCCTACACTCCGTTTATGGATAGTTTGGCGGCCCAGAGTCTTATTTTTCCGAATGCATTCGCGAATGGAAGACAGTCTATCCATGGGATGAGCAGTGTATTGGCCGGGATTCCGAGCTTAACGGATGCTTTTACAGGATCACCGTATTCCAATCAGAAAATTCAGTCTATCGTTTCAGTATGCAATGAATTGGGGTATGATACTTCTTTCTATCACGGAGCCCCCAACGGCTCTATGGGTTTCCTTGGGTTTGGCAATATATTAGGATTCAAACATTATTTCGGAAAGACAGAATACAATCACGATGAAGATTTTGACGGAATGTGGGCTATATGGGACGAGCCGTTTCTGCAGTATTTTGCCAAAAATGTAGGAAAGACACAGCCTTTTATGGCGACAGTGTTTACCGCTTCATCTCATCATCCTTTTAAAATTCCTGAAAAGTATCAGGGGAAATTTAAAAAAGGAAAAATAGAAATGCATGAGCCGATGCAGTATACAGACTATGCAATCAGGAAATATTTCGAAACCGCTAAAAAACAGCCTTGGTTCAATAATACTATTTTTGTTTTCACCGGAGATCATACCAACCAGATTTATTATCCTGAATATGAAAAAGCAATGAACCGTTTTGCTGTTCCGTTGATTTTTTATTCTCCCAATCCGGAATACCAACTGAAAGGAGAAAATCCGGAAACGGCCCAGCAGATTGATATTTATCCTACTTTGGCAGACCTGATAGGCTACCATAAGCCGATCAGAAGCTGGGGGAAAAGCTTGGTGAGTGAGAAAAATTATCCTTCTATTGTGGTTAATTCAGATGGAACTTCGGAACAGTTTATTATCGGCAATTATATCTATCGTTTTGATGGGAAGGAAATTATCGGCGTGTATGATAAAAATGATTTAGGACTTGAAAATAACCTGATCAATACCCTTACAACTCCGGAAGTGCAAAAAGGAAAACAAACGGCAAAAGCCTGGTATCAGGATTACATGAACAAAGTGATTCATAGGAAACTTGATTAA
- a CDS encoding CDP-alcohol phosphatidyltransferase family protein, producing MDFIKNNLANALTLANLFAGCIGAIHLILGDYQTTAICLIFSAVFDFFDGFVARALKSNSNLGLQLDSLADMVSFGVIPGLTMYKALEPFGAELLGIHFPFEIKYIGLVVTVFSCLRLAIFNLDEEQRYYFKGLNTPTNTVLLFGLYYAFRETGAFSFLFENELLLVILTLFTSWLLISPIKMMAMKFKSKQLKDNYPKIVLLVGGIAILALFQTVGIPMLVIYYILVSLVFQKQLK from the coding sequence ATGGATTTTATAAAGAATAATCTTGCCAATGCTTTAACGCTGGCTAATTTATTTGCAGGCTGTATAGGTGCAATACATCTTATTTTAGGAGATTATCAGACAACGGCGATCTGCCTTATTTTCTCTGCTGTCTTTGATTTTTTTGACGGATTTGTAGCAAGAGCCCTAAAGTCAAACTCGAATCTCGGCCTTCAGCTCGATTCTCTGGCAGACATGGTAAGTTTTGGAGTGATTCCCGGGCTGACCATGTATAAAGCACTTGAGCCATTCGGAGCAGAATTGCTTGGAATCCATTTCCCATTTGAAATCAAGTATATAGGATTGGTGGTTACTGTTTTCTCCTGTCTAAGGCTGGCTATCTTTAATCTGGATGAGGAACAGAGATATTATTTTAAAGGATTGAACACGCCTACCAATACGGTATTGCTGTTTGGCCTCTATTATGCCTTCAGGGAAACAGGGGCTTTCAGTTTTCTATTTGAAAACGAATTGTTATTGGTCATCCTCACCCTCTTTACCTCATGGCTGCTGATCAGCCCGATAAAAATGATGGCGATGAAGTTTAAATCCAAACAATTGAAAGACAATTACCCTAAAATAGTTTTATTGGTGGGCGGTATTGCTATTCTTGCTTTATTTCAAACAGTAGGAATCCCGATGCTGGTCATCTATTATATCCTGGTGTCACTTGTTTTTCAAAAACAGCTTAAATAA